One region of Hydrogenispora ethanolica genomic DNA includes:
- a CDS encoding heavy-metal-associated domain-containing protein: MANLNMDFPIVGKIRSEQIASIEQAVQELPGVQKVRVDSEQNHVSVDYTPGLVTIQRMKEAIESQGCDVSDRGDD, from the coding sequence GTGGCCAATCTCAACATGGACTTTCCCATCGTCGGCAAGATTCGGAGTGAACAAATTGCCAGTATCGAACAAGCGGTTCAAGAATTGCCGGGAGTCCAAAAAGTAAGGGTGGACTCCGAGCAAAACCATGTCAGCGTGGACTACACTCCGGGACTTGTAACCATCCAGCGGATGAAAGAAGCCATTGAGAGTCAGGGGTGCGACGTATCCGACCGCGGCGACGATTAA
- a CDS encoding MFS transporter, with protein sequence MDKKVSLTIAILCLVPFIMVLGNSMLIPVLPSIQKELHVNLVQVGLLITVFSIPAGMVIPFAGMLSDRIGRKKVMFPALLVYGAGGILAGLFAIWFKEQAFAWIVVARVIQGMGAGGTYQLSMALAGDLIQSNERSKVLGLLEAANGIGKVVSPLAGAAVALISWYTPFFVYGVLAIPVAFLILLLVKEDTQKLKEKVQPIPEYLKNLLTILKQKWLPLSVSFGSGLLALFSLFGLLSFYSDILEKQFKMNVFSRGLILAIPVLVMAITAYVLGTVMQKQLAKILKWAAVTGLFLIGAGLVLFCTAKSVVWYTATAAVLGLGTGAVLPSLNTLITSAAPKTERGLITCLYGTVRFFGVAIGPPLFGYAEKISKPPVFWSTAGVCVLLGLLFLFFVNPAKIIPKEIQQQSSSQSKG encoded by the coding sequence TTGGACAAAAAGGTCTCTCTCACCATTGCGATTTTATGTTTGGTGCCTTTCATCATGGTTTTAGGCAATTCCATGCTCATTCCGGTATTGCCCAGCATTCAAAAAGAACTTCATGTGAATCTGGTTCAGGTGGGACTGCTGATTACCGTCTTCTCCATACCCGCGGGAATGGTGATTCCCTTTGCCGGGATGCTCTCGGATCGAATCGGCCGCAAAAAGGTGATGTTTCCGGCGCTGTTGGTCTATGGGGCAGGCGGAATCCTGGCGGGCTTATTCGCGATATGGTTCAAGGAGCAGGCATTCGCCTGGATTGTGGTGGCCCGGGTGATACAGGGCATGGGCGCTGGAGGAACCTATCAATTGAGCATGGCCTTGGCGGGGGATCTGATCCAATCCAATGAGCGGTCCAAAGTATTGGGTCTGTTGGAGGCCGCCAACGGCATTGGAAAAGTCGTCAGCCCCCTGGCCGGAGCGGCAGTCGCTCTGATTAGCTGGTATACTCCATTTTTTGTATACGGAGTTTTGGCCATTCCCGTTGCCTTCCTCATCCTGCTGCTGGTGAAGGAGGACACCCAGAAGCTCAAAGAGAAGGTACAGCCGATTCCGGAGTATTTAAAAAACTTGCTGACGATCCTGAAACAGAAATGGCTGCCGCTGTCGGTCTCCTTCGGAAGCGGGCTATTGGCGCTTTTTTCCCTTTTTGGGCTGCTGAGCTTTTATTCGGATATCCTTGAGAAACAATTCAAAATGAACGTCTTTTCCAGAGGTTTGATCCTGGCCATACCGGTCCTGGTGATGGCGATCACCGCCTATGTTTTGGGAACGGTCATGCAAAAGCAACTGGCGAAAATTCTTAAATGGGCGGCGGTGACCGGTCTGTTTTTGATAGGAGCCGGGCTCGTCTTGTTTTGTACGGCCAAAAGCGTCGTTTGGTATACCGCGACCGCCGCGGTTTTAGGGTTGGGAACCGGAGCGGTTCTTCCTTCCCTGAATACGTTGATCACCTCCGCCGCGCCCAAGACGGAGCGGGGTTTAATCACCTGCCTTTATGGGACCGTGCGTTTCTTCGGCGTGGCGATCGGCCCTCCACTGTTTGGGTATGCCGAAAAGATCTCAAAGCCGCCGGTCTTTTGGAGTACCGCCGGAGTGTGTGTCTTGTTGGGGTTGCTGTTTCTGTTCTTCGTAAACCCGGCCAAAATCATCCCCAAAGAGATTCAACAGCAAAGTTCGTCGCAGTCAAAGGGTTGA
- the clpB gene encoding ATP-dependent chaperone ClpB — MDINRMTEKVQQAISDAQNMAVRLSHQQVDVEHLFQALLDQDGGLVPAVFNKAGVDPAALNRRVRQELDRLPKVTVSGTSGSAEHVYITGRLNRLFVSAESEAKRLNDEYISAEHLLLAMTADGGTSGRLLKEFGLSRDRLERALKEVRGHQRVTTQNPEATYEALEKYGRDLTQLAAESRLDPVIGRDDEIRRVVQVLSRRTKNNPVLIGEPGVGKTAIVEGLAQRIIRGDIPDGLKKKRVVSLDMGALIAGAKYRGEFEERLKAVLKEVQQSDGGIILFIDELHTVVGAGRTEGAMDAGNLLKPMLARGELHCIGATTLDEYRKHIEKDAALERRFQTVLVDQPTVEDTISILRGLNQRYEVHHGVRIKDAALVAAAVLSNRYISDRFLPDKAIDLVDEAAAKLRTEIDSMPTELDELLRRVMQLEIEREALKKETDPASRERLERLERELANLKSESDALKARWQTEKEGVHRLRQLREAIESTKAAVEQAELQYDLNRAAELKYGKLAGLEKQLQAAEGQLSQEQGVARMIKEEVDEEDIAQVVSRWTGIPVAKIMEGEVQKLLNLEEELHRRVVGQDEAVTAVAEAVIRARSGLKDPNRPIGSFIFLGPTGVGKTELARALAQFLFDDASTMVRIDMSEYQEKHTVARLIGAPPGYVGYEEGGQLTEAIRRRPYAVVLFDEIEKAHYDVFNVLLQLLDDGRLTDGQGRTVDFKNTIIIMTSNIGSQRILEYEGAFAGTGYEGMRQAVLEEMRHHFRPEFLNRVDETIVFHSLSPEHLKAIVDIHLENLRQRLVERQIRLELTEAAKTYLVKTGYDPQYGARPLKRAIQKEIETPLGRLLLQGTVLSGQRVVADYDTGREELTFRSE; from the coding sequence ATGGATATCAACCGCATGACTGAAAAAGTGCAACAAGCGATAAGTGATGCGCAAAATATGGCGGTCCGCCTCAGCCATCAGCAGGTGGATGTGGAACACCTGTTTCAAGCCTTACTGGACCAGGACGGCGGCTTGGTGCCCGCGGTTTTCAATAAGGCCGGGGTCGACCCGGCGGCGCTGAACCGCCGGGTCCGCCAGGAATTGGACAGGTTGCCGAAGGTGACTGTCAGCGGTACGAGCGGCAGCGCTGAACATGTCTATATCACCGGCCGCCTGAACCGGCTCTTCGTATCCGCGGAGAGCGAGGCCAAACGGCTGAATGATGAGTACATCTCCGCGGAACACCTGCTGTTGGCCATGACTGCCGACGGCGGGACCAGCGGACGGCTCCTCAAAGAATTCGGCCTCAGTCGCGACCGGTTGGAGCGGGCCTTGAAAGAGGTCCGGGGCCATCAACGGGTCACCACCCAAAACCCGGAAGCCACTTATGAAGCCTTGGAAAAATACGGCCGGGATCTTACGCAGTTGGCGGCCGAATCCAGACTGGACCCGGTGATCGGCCGTGATGACGAGATCCGCCGGGTCGTTCAGGTGCTCTCCCGGCGGACCAAAAATAACCCGGTGCTCATCGGAGAACCGGGGGTCGGCAAGACCGCGATCGTGGAGGGGCTGGCCCAGCGGATCATCCGCGGCGACATCCCCGACGGCCTCAAGAAGAAACGGGTTGTCTCCCTGGATATGGGGGCCCTGATCGCTGGCGCCAAGTACCGCGGCGAATTTGAGGAACGGCTCAAGGCGGTCTTGAAAGAAGTTCAGCAATCGGACGGGGGAATCATCCTTTTCATCGATGAGCTGCATACGGTCGTCGGGGCCGGTAGGACCGAAGGAGCGATGGACGCCGGGAACCTGCTCAAGCCGATGCTGGCCCGGGGCGAGCTGCATTGTATCGGAGCGACCACCTTGGACGAGTACCGGAAGCATATCGAGAAAGATGCCGCGCTGGAACGGCGGTTTCAGACCGTGCTGGTCGATCAGCCGACCGTCGAAGACACCATTTCCATTCTGCGCGGTTTGAACCAACGTTACGAAGTCCATCACGGCGTCCGGATCAAAGATGCGGCACTGGTGGCGGCGGCGGTACTCTCCAACCGCTATATCTCCGATCGTTTTCTGCCCGACAAAGCCATCGACCTGGTGGACGAAGCCGCCGCCAAGCTTCGGACGGAGATCGACTCGATGCCGACCGAGTTGGACGAATTGCTGCGCCGGGTGATGCAATTGGAAATCGAGCGGGAAGCGCTGAAAAAAGAGACGGACCCGGCTTCCCGGGAGCGGCTGGAACGGCTCGAAAGGGAACTGGCCAATCTGAAGTCGGAATCGGATGCGCTGAAGGCGCGGTGGCAGACGGAGAAGGAAGGGGTGCACCGGCTGCGGCAGTTGCGCGAGGCCATCGAGAGCACCAAGGCAGCGGTGGAGCAGGCCGAGCTGCAATACGATCTGAACCGCGCCGCCGAGTTGAAATACGGCAAGCTGGCCGGTTTGGAAAAGCAACTTCAGGCCGCGGAGGGACAGCTCTCCCAGGAACAAGGCGTGGCCCGGATGATCAAGGAGGAGGTCGACGAGGAAGACATCGCCCAGGTGGTCAGTCGCTGGACCGGGATCCCGGTGGCCAAAATCATGGAGGGCGAGGTTCAAAAATTGTTGAATCTGGAGGAAGAATTACACCGCCGGGTGGTCGGCCAGGATGAAGCGGTGACCGCGGTCGCCGAGGCCGTAATCCGGGCCCGCTCCGGATTGAAGGATCCCAACCGGCCCATCGGCTCCTTCATCTTTCTCGGTCCCACGGGCGTGGGCAAGACGGAACTTGCCCGGGCTTTGGCTCAGTTCCTTTTCGATGACGCCAGCACCATGGTCCGGATCGACATGTCCGAGTACCAGGAGAAACATACCGTGGCGCGCCTGATCGGAGCGCCTCCCGGATATGTCGGCTATGAAGAGGGCGGCCAGCTGACCGAGGCGATCCGCCGCCGCCCCTATGCAGTGGTCCTGTTTGACGAGATCGAAAAGGCCCATTACGATGTCTTCAACGTTCTCCTGCAGCTGCTGGATGACGGACGGCTCACCGACGGGCAAGGCCGGACCGTTGATTTTAAGAATACCATTATCATCATGACCTCGAATATCGGCAGCCAGCGAATTCTGGAGTATGAGGGAGCGTTTGCGGGGACCGGTTACGAAGGGATGCGGCAAGCGGTTCTGGAAGAGATGCGCCATCATTTTCGGCCGGAATTTCTGAACCGGGTCGATGAGACCATTGTTTTCCATTCGCTCAGTCCAGAACATTTGAAAGCGATCGTGGACATTCATTTGGAAAACCTGCGGCAACGGCTGGTCGAACGCCAGATCCGTCTGGAACTGACCGAGGCGGCCAAAACGTATTTGGTCAAAACCGGTTACGACCCGCAATATGGGGCCCGCCCGTTAAAAAGGGCCATTCAAAAAGAGATCGAGACTCCGCTCGGCCGGTTGCTCTTACAAGGGACGGTCCTGAGCGGCCAGCGGGTCGTGGCGGATTACGACACCGGCCGGGAGGAGCTGACCTTTCGTTCGGAATAA
- a CDS encoding DnaJ C-terminal domain-containing protein, giving the protein MKFRDYYEVLGVPRTASDDEIKKAFRRLARKYHPDVNPGDKSAEEKFKEVNEAYTVLSDAEKRRRYDQLGPNWQNGADFTPPPGWEGFDVRYENMNDFFGSGRGTYDFSDFFNSLFGGGVFGGRGDGRRGSARPTARGQNLEAELPLTLQQIHRGGPHPFIYQTGEKRQSVEVNIPIGVRDGTTIRLAGMGMPGLGRSPAGDLYLRVKVQPDPRFTLSGQDDLQVELPVAPWEAVLGAKVAVPTIEGRVELTVPAGSQAGQRMRLRGQGLSRGQGGRGDQYVKLKIVVPTHPTAREQELFTRLAAESLFQPRPNGP; this is encoded by the coding sequence ATGAAGTTTCGTGATTATTATGAGGTCTTGGGAGTACCGCGCACGGCTTCGGATGATGAGATCAAGAAAGCTTTTCGCCGCCTGGCTCGCAAATATCACCCGGATGTGAATCCCGGCGACAAATCGGCGGAAGAAAAGTTCAAGGAGGTCAATGAAGCCTATACGGTCCTGTCCGATGCCGAAAAGCGGCGGCGTTATGATCAATTGGGCCCCAACTGGCAGAACGGGGCCGACTTTACTCCGCCGCCGGGGTGGGAAGGTTTTGATGTCCGGTATGAAAATATGAACGATTTCTTCGGTTCCGGCCGCGGGACATATGATTTTAGCGATTTTTTTAACTCCCTGTTTGGGGGCGGAGTATTCGGGGGCAGGGGCGACGGCCGCCGCGGCAGCGCCCGGCCCACAGCCAGAGGCCAAAACCTCGAGGCGGAACTGCCTTTGACTCTTCAGCAGATCCATCGCGGCGGACCACACCCTTTCATCTATCAAACCGGGGAGAAACGCCAGTCCGTGGAGGTTAATATTCCCATCGGCGTCCGGGATGGAACCACCATCCGTTTGGCCGGCATGGGAATGCCTGGGCTGGGAAGAAGCCCGGCGGGTGATCTGTATTTGCGGGTGAAGGTGCAACCGGATCCCCGCTTCACGCTGAGCGGGCAGGACGATCTGCAGGTCGAGCTGCCTGTCGCCCCGTGGGAAGCGGTTTTGGGGGCTAAGGTGGCGGTGCCGACCATTGAAGGACGGGTCGAACTGACCGTTCCGGCCGGCTCCCAGGCCGGGCAGCGGATGCGTTTGCGGGGCCAGGGATTGAGCCGCGGGCAGGGCGGACGGGGTGATCAATACGTGAAATTGAAGATCGTGGTGCCAACCCATCCGACCGCGCGGGAGCAAGAGCTTTTCACCAGGCTGGCGGCGGAATCCCTGTTCCAGCCGCGGCCCAATGGACCGTAA